The proteins below are encoded in one region of Anoplopoma fimbria isolate UVic2021 breed Golden Eagle Sablefish chromosome 19, Afim_UVic_2022, whole genome shotgun sequence:
- the phlda2 gene encoding pleckstrin homology-like domain family A member 2: MKMSAAEISQVLKEGELEKRSDNLLQFWKRKTCVLTTDSLNIYADTQKRSRGKELKLQSIKKVDCVERTGKFVYFTIVTTDNKEIDFRCSGEENCWNAVITMALIDYQNRKAIQDFKTRQDNESASPGQQERRMARAP, translated from the coding sequence atgaaaatgtcagCGGCGGAGATCAGCCAGGTCCTCAAGGAGGGAGAGCTGGAGAAGAGGAGCGACAACCTGCTCCAGTTCTGGAAGAGGAAGACGTGCGTCCTGACCACGGACAGCCTCAACATTTACGCCGACACGCAGAAGCGCTCCCGGGGCAAGGAGCTCAAGCTGCAGTCCATCAAGAAGGTGGACTGCGTGGAGCGCACCGGCAAGTTCGTCTATTTCACCATCGTTACCACAGACAACAAAGAGATTGATTTCCGGTGCTCCGGGGAGGAGAACTGCTGGAACGCAGTGATCACCATGGCGCTGATCGATTATCAGAACAGAAAGGCCATCCAGGACTTTAAAACGCGACAGGACAATGAGAGCGCGTCACCCGGACAGCAGGAGAGGCGCATGGCGAGGGCGCCCTGA